The Manis javanica isolate MJ-LG chromosome 6, MJ_LKY, whole genome shotgun sequence genome contains a region encoding:
- the LOC118969748 gene encoding olfactory receptor 4P4-like has product MENHRNFSEFILLGLSYDQNIQIFCFVLFLFCYVALLVGNLLILVSFQCSPLFLQPMYYFLLHLASVDICYTSTVTPKLIADLLVERKTISYGNCMLQVLTMHFFGGTEIFILTSMAFDRYVAICRPLHYMTIMSRTRCNLLILAAWGGGALHAFPLFSTAVGLPFCGHNEIDHYFCDIFPLLKVACTDTYITGVLVIAFSGMVALVTFVVLFVSYGIILFTLRNLSAEGRRKALSTCWSHINVVILFFGPVIFIYLRPPTTFPEDKILALFYTIIAPMFNPLIYTPRNTEMKNTMRKVWCQTLYSKGARN; this is encoded by the coding sequence atggaaaaccATAGAAACTTCTCAGAATTCATCCTTTTGGGACTTTCTTATGACCAGAACATACAAATATTTTGCTTTGTGCTCTTCTTATTCTGTTATGTGGCTCTCTTGGTAGGAAACCTTCTGATCCTTGTCTCCTTTCAATGCAGTCCTCTTTTTCTCCAGCCAATGTACTACTTCCTCCTTCACTTAGCCTCAGTAGACATCTGCTATACTTCTACTGTGACACCAAAATTAATTGCTGACCTTCTAGTGGAAAGAAAAACCATCTCCTATGGTAACTGCATGTTACAGGTCCTTACCATGCACTTCTTTGGTGGTACCGAGATCTTCATCCTTACGTCCATGGCCTTTGATCGCTACGTTGCCATCTGCAGACCTCTCCACTACATGACCATCATGAGCAGGACAAGGTGCAACCTGCTGATCTTAGCTGCTTGGGGTGGTGGGGCTCTTCATgcctttcctctgttttctacAGCAGTTGGGCTCCCCTTCTGTGGTCATAATGAGATTGATCACTACTTTTGTGATATTTTTCCTCTGCTGAAAGTTGCCTGCACCGACACCTACATCACCGGTGTTCTCGTGATTGCCTTTTCAGGTATGGTTGCCTTAGTAACCTTTGTTGtcttatttgtttcttatggcaTTATATTGTTCACTCTAAGAAACCTCTCGGCTGAGGGAAGACGCAAAGCTCTCTCTACCTGTTGGTCTCATATCAATGTGGTCATCTTATTTTTTGGGCCTGTCATTTTTATCTACCTTAGACCTCCTACTACTTTTCCTGAGGACAAAATACTTGCACTGTTTTACACCATCATTGCTCCTATGTTCAATCCCTTAATCTACACACCGAGAAATACAGAGATGAAAAACACTATGAGAAAAGTCTGGTGTCAAACATTATATTCCAAGGGAGCACGCAATTAA